The following is a genomic window from Bacillus sp. V2I10.
TTTTATAATAATACTTTTACCTGACGAACCCTGTTCAGTAATATGGAATACTAGATTTAGATTCCCATCCCCCAATTCCTTGCAAATTAGTTGAGCATTTTCAGAAAATAAATCAGGAAACTTTCTAACATATTGTATTGTTTCTAACTCACTTAGCAGACGGTAACTTGAATTTGACATTAATCTTCTCTTCTCTTTTTAAGTTCCTTTTCCCGAGTAAAAACAACTTTGTCATAGCACCATACGCTATTAAAAGATAGATAAACAATTGTTTTTTTAAGTTTACTCACTAAAAAGGTCATGTCATCATATGTTGTTTTTAAAAGAGAGGTGATTAATTATCGAAAATAACAACTTTATAATCAAAGCATCCAATCAAATGAATCGCCTACCTAATCAATTTTTCTCCACATTAGTTTGGAAAGTGAATGGGTTTATCAGTGCAGGATATGATGTTATTAATCTCGGACAAGGCAATCCAGACCTTCCTACACCGTCACATATTGTTCACTCGTTACAAAAGGCTGTGGAAAATCCAATCAATCATAAATATCCGCCGTTTTCAGGAAAAATTGAACTGAAGAAAGCTATATGTACTTGGTATCAAACCGAGCATGGGGTTACATTGGATCCTGAGAAGGAAGTAGCTATAATGTTTGGAACAAAAACCGGACTCATACAACTATCACAAATTTTGATGAATCCAGGTGATATGGCTCTCGTTCCTGACCCAGGCTATCCTGATTATTGGTCAGGAATCGCAATTGCCGGTGCTGAAATGGTCCCTATGCCGCTTCATTCTACCAAAGGATTTTTCCCTGATTTTTCAACACTTTCACCGTACCAATGCAAACACACAAAATTAATGTTTCTTAATTATCCATCAAACCCGACAGGCGCTTGTGCGACTAGTTCCTTCTTTGATGAAGCCATTTGCTTCGCAGAGAAAAACAATATTGTCATAGCCCATGATTTTGCCTATGGAGCAATCGGCTTTGACGGGCAAAAACCAATTAGTTTTTTGTCCCGACCGGGTGCCAAGGATGTTGGCATCGAATTTTACACGTTGTCAAAAACCTATAATATGGCAGGATGGCGGGTTGGATTCGCTCTTGGTAACCAAGAGCTGATTCGCTTAATCAATGAAATTCAAGACCACTATTTTGTCAGCTTGTTCGGAGGGATCCAAGACGCTGCTATCACAGCCTTAACCTCCTCTCAAGAATGTGTCCGAGAACTAGTTGACACTTACGAAATACGGCGCAATGTATTATTTGAAGAACTAAAAAAACTTGGCTGGAATGCGCCGCTTCCTAACGGATCCTTCTTTGCCTGGCTGCCTATTCCAAAGGGATACACATCAAGCCATTTTGCTGACACGTTATTAGAAAAAGCGAAAGTTGTTGTGGCTCCAGGAATCGGTTTTGGCAAATGTGGAGAGGGTTATGTTCGAATAGGACTTCTTACAGAAGAGGAACGAATTCGGGAAGCTGTACAGCGAATTTCTAAATTATCTATCTTTTAGGCTCTGTTAAAGTGTTGATTTTTAAGTGTACAACGATGTTTCACACGAATGAGTAAAAAACATAGTTGATCTTCAATACTTAATAACAGCCCCATCTTTTTTATCTTTTTACATCCTTTATATTCAGGAGGTGAAATGTTTGTGACAACCGACCAAGATTATGTTATAGCTACTTATTTAATTCATGGTCATTTTGATTTTCACAAAAAAGCAGAAGAAATCGCTGTAGGACTTACTGTCGGAAGTTGGACACAGCTCCCAAAGGCAAAAAAAGAACAAATGAGACCGCATTTGGGGAAAGTAATCGAAGTAAAAGTGTTAAATGACAATTCAGATGAAATACCTAAGGCTCTATTAATGATCGGTTACCCGCTTGTTAATATGAATCCGGATATTCCATCTATCCTCACAACAGTCTTTGGCAAATTATCAATGGACGGCCAGATTAAATTAATGGATTTGCACATACCAGATTCTCTTCTCAAGCAATTTCCAGGTCCTCGTTTTGGTATCGATGGAATAAGAAGGCTGATAGGAGTTAACGATCGTCCATTACTAATGAGCATCTTCAAACAATGTATCGGGCTTCCTCTTCATGAACTGGAAAACGAATATCAAAACCAGATCGATGGAAAAGTGGACCTTGTAAAAGATGACGAGATTTTCTTTCGGGATGATTATGCACCCGCTTTGAAACGAATAGATTCATTTGAAAAACGTAACCAACATCAAATGGATAAAACTGGTAAAAAAGTACTTTATGCAGTTAACCTAACCGGACCAGTTACTCAATTAGTTGAACAAGCCAAACATTTTTGTCAGGTGGGTGCATCTTGCTTGTTACTGAATGTGGCTCCGTATGGTTTTGATGTTCTCCACCGAATAGCCGCAGATCCTGATGTAAATATTCCGATTATCGCCCATCCTGCTTTTACCGGTTCGTTTTATCCATCACCATACTATGGTCTATCTGCTCCGTTGCTTCTAGGTAAATTAATGCGTTTGTCAGGTGCCGACATTGTTCTCTACCCATCTCCTTACGGTTCTGTAGCAATACCAAAGGATGAAGCTTTGAATATAGCAAAACAATTAAATTGCCCTAACAATATTCATCGTCCCGCTTTTCCAACACCTTCTGCAGGAATTCATCCTGGTCTCGTTCCAGCACTATATCAAGATTTAGGTGAAAATTTCATTATTAATGCAGGGGGAGGAATTCATGGGCATCCTCAAGGCACCTCAGCTGGAGGAAAAGCCTTTATTGATGCGATTAAAGCAGCCGTTTCAGGCCTTTCTCTGGAGAAAGCCGTAGAAAACGCACCTGAGCTTCGTTCAGCGATTCAAAAATGGGGTGCATTAAAA
Proteins encoded in this region:
- a CDS encoding 2,3-diketo-5-methylthiopentyl-1-phosphate enolase codes for the protein MTTDQDYVIATYLIHGHFDFHKKAEEIAVGLTVGSWTQLPKAKKEQMRPHLGKVIEVKVLNDNSDEIPKALLMIGYPLVNMNPDIPSILTTVFGKLSMDGQIKLMDLHIPDSLLKQFPGPRFGIDGIRRLIGVNDRPLLMSIFKQCIGLPLHELENEYQNQIDGKVDLVKDDEIFFRDDYAPALKRIDSFEKRNQHQMDKTGKKVLYAVNLTGPVTQLVEQAKHFCQVGASCLLLNVAPYGFDVLHRIAADPDVNIPIIAHPAFTGSFYPSPYYGLSAPLLLGKLMRLSGADIVLYPSPYGSVAIPKDEALNIAKQLNCPNNIHRPAFPTPSAGIHPGLVPALYQDLGENFIINAGGGIHGHPQGTSAGGKAFIDAIKAAVSGLSLEKAVENAPELRSAIQKWGALKPWKHSKK
- a CDS encoding pyridoxal phosphate-dependent aminotransferase, coding for MENNNFIIKASNQMNRLPNQFFSTLVWKVNGFISAGYDVINLGQGNPDLPTPSHIVHSLQKAVENPINHKYPPFSGKIELKKAICTWYQTEHGVTLDPEKEVAIMFGTKTGLIQLSQILMNPGDMALVPDPGYPDYWSGIAIAGAEMVPMPLHSTKGFFPDFSTLSPYQCKHTKLMFLNYPSNPTGACATSSFFDEAICFAEKNNIVIAHDFAYGAIGFDGQKPISFLSRPGAKDVGIEFYTLSKTYNMAGWRVGFALGNQELIRLINEIQDHYFVSLFGGIQDAAITALTSSQECVRELVDTYEIRRNVLFEELKKLGWNAPLPNGSFFAWLPIPKGYTSSHFADTLLEKAKVVVAPGIGFGKCGEGYVRIGLLTEEERIREAVQRISKLSIF